ATCACAAAAGTCTCAACATTTTGTTTAATTAACTCATCGACTTCGTCAGGCGACTTATCAGGGAAACAATGGGTAATATTAACCTTTGCGATTCGTATTGGTTTGCTAGCTACTTTCATCACCACGCGGGCCAATAATTTCGCAATAGGATCTCTTACAGTTGCGGGAAGAACACCAAACAGAAACAACACGGCGATGGCTAACCATGTTCCCCAGTAACGAGGATGCAGTAATGATTGCTTAAAACGAGTGTCAAAATATTTTGCTTGTCGTGCCAAAAGAATCTCCAAATAAACTGACCGTGAGCCACGGCAAAAAATAATATGCTAACAATGTCATTATACTCGTGATTAAGGAGTGCAAACCAACATTATAATCAACAATAACAAAACGACACTATCACCTATAGCATCGCTCTGACGCATAAGACAGCGTCAATAAGATTATCCGATATAACAATTTGAAATACCAATTCCATTAATTACGTGCTCAATCAGAGTCACTGAGTTTTTTCAGTTTGAGGCGCATTGTTGAAATAATGCTTGTCCCTCATAAAACAATGCCACAAAAAATGGCAAGCTTAAGTGAGTCCCAAGGGCGGTTTTTTGCACCATCTACACTGCTTAATATGATTTTGACGAAGAACAACTATGCCTACAATCCTATTACTTGCCTAAAAGGCACAACACTCCCACTGAATGACCAGATAAATATTGGAATGGGTATAATATCCATAATCAATACAGTCGATAAACGGTATTCGTCAAACTCAAAAACAAAAGAGCCACTCAATTAAGAGTGGCTCTTCGTAATACAGATCCGATCGGATTGGCGTATTAACTAGTGAATTATTTTTTACCCGAGTTTGCCGCTTCAACTCGTGATTTTAGCTTCTGTCCAGGACGGAAGGTAACAACACGACGTGCGGAAATCGGAATATCTTCACCAGTTTTCGGGTTCCTTCCCGGTCTTTGATTCTTGTCCCTAAGGTCAAAGTTGCCAAAGCCAGATAACTTGACCTGCTCACCACTTTCGAGTGCTTCACGAATTTCTTCAAAAAAAGACTCGACCATCTCTTTAGCCACACGTTTGTTAATGCCTAATGTTTCAAAAAGATGTTCTGCCATTTCGGCTTTGGTAAGTGCCATACTTTAATCCCTCAACGATGCGTTGAACTCGGTCTTTAGAGCCAATACCACTGATTCCATAGCCTCAGTAATATCTTTATCTTCAAGTGTGCGAGTAGTGTCTTGTAACGTAAGTGCGATGGCTAGGCTCTTTTTGCCAGGCTCAACACCTTTACCTTGGTATACATCGAACAAGTTTAAGCCAACCAACTGATTTTCGCCAACTTTTCTTATCAAATTCATAACATCAGTTGCAGAAACAGTTTCATCTACTACTACCGCGATGTCGCGACGATTGGCAGGAAACTTAGATACAGCTTGGGCTAGCGGCAAACGGGCGTGCAATAATGCATCCAGTTCTAACTCAAAAACAATTGTTTTACCATTGAGGCCAAACGGCTTTTCCAAACTAGGATGGATAGCACCGATGTAACCAATGACTCGATTATTTCTCAATATTTCAGCACATTGACCTGGATGCAGCGCAGGATGTGTTGCCCCTTTAAAACTAAATTCTGTAGAGGCAACTGTCAAGCCGATTATTGCTTCTAAATCACCTTTTAAATCAAAGAAGTCGACAGTTTTCGATTCCATTGACCAATGTTCGTCATTTTGAACACCAGAAATAACCGCGCCCAGCATAGCTTGTTGACGAACACCAGAATCTGCTTGCGCATCAGGAACAAAGCGTAAACCGGTCTCAAATAAACGTACTCTATTTTGCTGACGGCTTTGGTTATAACCTACAGCAGTCAATAATCCAGTAAACATCGACAAACGCATGGCTGACATTTCAACTGAAATCGGGTTTGGCAACACCATGGCTTCTTCGCCTGGGTGCACAATATTCTGCATTTTTGGATCAACAAAGCTGTAGGTCACCGCTTCTTGGAAACCACGTGCAACAAACACACTGCGCACACGCTTAAGCGAGATATCAGCTTCTTGGTGATCAGACATGCTTAACGCAGCCATAGGGGCAACGTTAGGAATGTTGTTGTAGCCGTAAATACGCGCCACTTCTTCGATCAAATCTTCTTCAATCGCCATATCAAAACGATAAGTCGCGGTGGTCACATTCCATACATCAGCGTTGGTTTGCACGCTAAAACCTAAACGTTCTAGTATTTCAACCACGTCAGAGTCAGGAATAAAGTGACCTAAGGTTTTATCTAACTTGCTACGACGCAAAGTAATATTAGCCGCTGTTGGTAAATGCTCCGCAGACAAAGCTTCAATCACTTGCCCTGCTTCACCACCACAGATATCTAATACTAGGCGAGTAGCACGATCCATCACCTTGTGTTGTAGCTCAGGGTCAACACCACGTTCGAAACGGTGTGACGCGTCTGTGTGTAAGCCTAAACGACGTGATTTACCCATAATGGCTAGTGGTGAGAAGAAAGCACATTCCAAAAGGATGTTTTGGGTGTGTTCACTCACACCGGTACTCTCACCACCAAACACGCCTGCCAATGCAACAGCTTGTTTATCGTCGGCAATCACTAAGGTGTCGTTGGGGACAGTAATTTCGTTACCATCTAGCAAAGTTAACTTTTCAACACCATCTGCCAAACGCACAGTAATGCCGCCATTTAAGGTAGCTAAATCAAACGCATGCATTGGCTGACCAAATTCGATCAACACATAGTTGGTGATATCAACAATTGGATCAATTGAACGAATACCGCTGCGACGTAGCTTTTCTTGCATCCATAATGGCGTAGCAGCTTTAACATTAATGTTCTTAACCACACGGCCTAAGTAACGAGGGCACAAATCTGGCGCCACAACATTAATGCTAAACGGTGCGTCAATAGTCGCTGTAACAGCTTGCCAAGAAGGCTCGGTCACTGCTTGGCGATTTAATACGCCCACTTCGCGCGCAAGCCCTGCCATGCCTAAACAATCAGCACGGTTAGCCGTTAAATCAACATCAATAATGGCGTCATCTAATTGCAAGTATTCACGCACATTTACGCCTAAAGGCGCATCTAGTGGTAATTCGATAATGCCATCACTTTCGATGTCCATACCTAACTCACCATACGAGCACAACATGCCCATTGATGGTTGACCACGTAATTTGGCTTTTTTGATTTTAAAATCGCCAGGCAATATTGCGCCGACCATAGCTACCGCAACTTTTAAGCCTAAACGGCAGTTTGGTGCGCCACAAACGATGTCGATAAGTTCATCGCCGCCAACATTAATTTTGGTAACGCGTAGTTTATCGGCATCAGGATGCTGGCCACATTCAACCACTTCACCAATGATCACGCCGCTAAAATCGCCAGCCACAGCATCAACTCCGTCAACTTCAAGGCCGGCCATGGTAATTTGGTGTGATAATGCGTCACGACTTACTGATGGGTTAACCCACTCACGAAGCCAAGATTCACTGAATTTCATCTAATTTTTGCTCCGTTATTTGAATTGCTTAAGAAAACGTAAATCGTTCTCGAAGAAGGCACGTAAATCATTTACGCCGTAGCGCAACATGGTTAAACGCTCAACGCCCATACCAAAAGCAAAACCAGAATATTTTTCAGGGTCAATACCCACACTGCGCAGTACGTTTGGATGTACCATGCCACAGCCTAATACTTCTAACCACTTACCGTTTTTACCCATCACATCTACTTCGGCAGAAGGTTCTGTGAAAGGGAAATAAGATGGGCGGAAACGCACTTCTAAATCTTGCTCAAAGAAGTTACGCAAAAAGTCATGCAAGATACCTTTAAGCTCAGCAAAGTTAACATTTTCTGCAACCATTAAGCCTTCAACTTGGTGGAACATTGGCGTGTGTGTTTGGTCGTAATCGTTACGATAAACCCGGCCTGGAGAGATGATCCGTAGCGGTGGCTTTTCATGTTCCATCGTGCGAATTTGCACGCCAGAAGTTTGGGTGCGCAACATCACTTTTGGATTAAAGTAAAACGTGTCATGATCGGCACGAGCAGGATGATGCTCAGAAATATTTAACGCATCGAAATTATGGAAATCATCTTCGATTTCAGGACCTTGCTTAACAACAAACCCAAGTTCACCAAAGAATGTTTCGATACGTTCGATTGTACGCGTAACCGGATGTAAGCCACCAATATCTAACGTACGACCAGGTAAAGTGACATCGATATTTTCAGCAATTAATTTAGCTTCTAATTCTGATGCTTTCAATCCGTCGATACGCTCAGTCAACTGTTGTTGAACGGCTTGCTTTGCTTGATTGACTGCGGCACCAAAGGCAGGTTTTTCTTCTGCGCTTAATGACCCCATCATTTTCATCATGTCAGTGATTTTACCTTTTTTACCAAGGTAATCGACACGGATATCATCCAATGTCTTTAGATCACTGGCCTTATCAATGACCTCTGAGGCTTGTTCTACGATCTCGGTTAACTGCTGCATGTTATCATCCACTGCATTTGTGCATATCAATGCGATTGGGCGTCTGGTCGACTATTAACAATCAATAGTGACGACGCGGTAGTTTAACTCTTGTCAAAAGCCACAAAGAGCTAAAACTAAGGTTAAAAATAAAGACTGAAATTTTACGTTAGCGACTACCATTTTACTAGTCATTATTGGACTTTTTAATGCCAAATAGTTGTATTTAACTACAATTTCGACGTCTATGTTGCTAGTGATTGCCTATTGCCTATCATTCTTATTAACTGCAGGGGAATTTTTACATGCCAGCCACAAATCATTTGGCATAATTACGTAATAAAAAAGGCGCGTTATGCGCCTTTTTACTGAGACTAACTCAAATAGATACTCATCGATAATCAGTCAAATCTTATTATCTAAAGCGCATCGTTGCTGAGCCTGTTTCACCGTCATTATCAACCACAGTTAACTCAACGGTATGTTCACGACGGCTGAAACTAAAGGCCACAGGTCCGCGCGCTTTGCGGCCATTATTAAAGGCCCATTGCTGGCGCTTAATGACACCGTCTTGGTCATAGCTAGTTGAAATAAATAACTGCATAAACCATAAATTTACTCGCTGAATTTGCGCAATGGGGGCCATGTTGACAGGCTCGACAATACTTATGCTGCTGACACTCGTCGCAACATCACCTTTGTCATCGGTAACGGTTAATTGCACTTGGTAATCGCCTGGTTGCAAATACTGATGCGAAGCCGTCACGCCAGATACCACAGTGCCATCACCAAAGTCCCATTGATGCTGAACAATTTGGCCGTCACTATCAGTTGAAGTTGACTGAACGTGCAATACACTGCCATTTAATTGTTGCTCAAAGCTGGCCACAGGTAACGCATTTGCTGGAGCAAATTTAAACGAGATAATCACAGGATCATGATCGGATGAACGAAATGCATCCGCTTGATACAATTCTTGCAGTTGTGTTGCCGATTTATACTCTTCGTTATAATCCAGTACTATAGGCTCATCGGCGTTAATGTGCCATTGAGTAATGCCGACTAAGTTACTGACTAATTCATCATTGGCTAAAGCATGATCTAGCTGACCTGACTCACCAGAAAACACATAAGAGTAAGGCTTTTGGGCACCGACATAGCTGGTTAATTCATTATAACCATGACTTGCTAGCATGGTTAACGGATCTTCTTTTGCGTAGGCATTTAAATCGCCTATTACCAGTACTTTGCTATCAGGGTATTGCGCCGCTAACCATTGACCAATAGCATCACTTGCTCGAGTTCGGGTTTGATTACAATTACCTTGACCATCTTGTAAGTCAGGATCACCAAGACTATCACAGCTGCTGCCTTTAGATTTTAGATGATTCACGGCAACCACAATATTCTCGTCTGTGCCATTGACCGTAAATTGCTGAGTGAGCATTGGACGATTTTTACTGTCATCAAACAATTGCACGCCATTATCATCAGCGGGTGAATTTGCTGATGATAAAATCCCAGCCTCACCAGATAGCGTCAGTTTATCAGTGCGATAAATCATTCCCACAGTAATTGCATCGGTGCCGATTTTTGCCACGCTAGGCACTACATACGCATAAGTTGTTGTGCCTAGTGCCGCATTTAAACCGCTAACAAGATCACTGATGGCCGAGCTAGTGTCATAGCCATCATTCTCAATTTCCATTAAACCAAATACATCGGCATTGATCGTTTGCATGGCATTGATAATTTTTGCGCGTTGACGCTCAAATTCAACGGCTGAATCAGCACCGCGATCAGTTGGAAAACCGTTACCGTTACCATCACCATTGAAGTAATTGAGCACGTTAAAACTGGCGACTCTTAAATCGGCATCGGCAACCACTTCTGGTGCCATTTGACGTGGATTACTTTGGATAACATTTACTAAACTGGTCGGCATAATGCGGAATTGATTAAAGCCATAATGCATTACCCCTTCAAGCCTGGTCACACTATCACCCACTCGTAAGGTATTATTAGCCGATAGCCCGGGCGCAGGATACGGGATCACTTCAGGATTTTGGCGAGTTGAACCATCATCTAAAATAATGCTGTCACGGGAATTCGCGGCAGTAACGGCAACAGCATCAGCACCTGGAGTCGCGACCTGAGTTCCAATAAAGTGGCGGCTACTGCCTAATAACACTTCCCCATAGCGGCCTAAGCTGTATACCTCATTGACCACTAAATCCTGGTCAAAATACACACGCATACCTTCAACACGTTCAAGCTGCTGACTGTCATTTATTGGCAAGGTAACCGATGAGACACTTGGCAACATTTGCTGAGTAGCACAAAGCGCAAATTGGCTAACGCCCGATAACTGAGTCACACCGTTATATTCTGCTACATTTGCGGCTAGTCGAATCCTATCGCCCGCATTAACTTGTAACGCCTGAGTGCCGGTATAGACAAATATACCTTCCGAAGTGTCTATATCAGCATCAGCTTCAAGGTCAGCCATTTGCAAGAACACGCCTTTTAAACCCGCTTGCTGATCGCTGGTGACAATAGCTTCAACAACCACTGTACTCCCTATCAATGCGCTGGCTTGAGCATTACCTTGTATTTCATGAATTGCGACAGCTGATTGACCACAGACAAACTCAACAGGGTCAACTGGATCAACAGGATCAACAGGATCAACTGGATCCGTTGAACCATTGGCTGAAAATCGACCTAAGTCACTAATGTCATCTTGCGCAAAACCTTGCCAGCCCACAAATGTTACGGCATCGTCAATCACTTGATCTGCAGTTAAATTATTTATATCACGGCGCAACGTATTGTTTTGGGTAGAGATATCGCCACTGCCCCATTCTGTACCGGGATCGACGCCTACTTGGCCTAAAGAATCGATAACATTGTCGCTATGAGTCAGCACAATGGCATCATCACCATTAAAAAAACTACCATTAGAAGTCAACTGGGCCAATGCTAAAATATCTGCTGAAGCATCATTATCAGTAATCACAAAAGTAGAGTTAGCCGCAATGTTGCCTGAAAGATTAATCTTGGTTGACGCAGAAGTATTACCATTAAAATAAAATGATAATACATAATCACTTAAATCAATATTGGTGCCTGTTGGGTTATATAACTCGATAGCTTTATTATTACTACTACCTTCCACATATTCTGAAATAAGTAAATCTTGTGCGCTGACTTGAAAAGCCATTAATGTTGATATTGATGCCGCAAGCAAGGTTTTATTGCTTAACATAATAGACCCTTATTATTATCCATAATTTTAGTTAACTGATTTATATCGTAAACATATTTTTATCGATTTATAGCGTAAATCGGCTGTTACTATATCGGTAACCGATGACAGTTAGGTTGCAGGTATGTTGCAGGATCAGATAAAAGCAATAAAAAAATACCGCTCATAATGAGCGGTATTAATAAGATGAATTGGTTTAACTGTGATTAATGTTTTTTGGACACATCGACCATATAATGACCTTGCAGCCAATTGCGGCCAATTAATAATTTGTAACCCATTTTGCTACGGTCTTTAAGGTTAACGTCAACAACATATTCATGACGAGGTTCACCAACATTTAACCTCACCATGTATCGTCTTTCTGTACCTTGTGCATTACGAATTAATGAGGTGCCACGAATTTTGGTGCGAACCTCAGCTTGCTGACCTTTTTCGTTAGCTGTGGTGAATGTGATCATTTTACCTATGTTATTTTCGATATTAACTGTGTCTTCTTTATCGACGCGAATATTCACCGCGTGTAATGAATTTTCAACAGCCCCCGTATCAATGCGGGTATTATACAACAAGCCAGTTTGCTTAATACTCAACTCAGCTAGAGGCCCAATCATTTTTTTATCTGAAACATCCACGATATAATCATGCTTTAAAAAATTACGCCCTATAAGTAATTTATGATTCATATGGCTACGATCACGTAAATTAACATGAATATTATGAAACTCATTGGCAAAGCCAACGTCGAGTTTCACCATATAACGTGTTTCAATCCCTTGAGAATTTTTGACTCTAGATGTGCTGACTATTTCAGCTTGAATACGTTTTTTCTCACCACGCTCATTTTGTGTAGTAAATTCAACAATTTTACCGACATCGTTTTTCATTTTCTTAGATGCACCGCCAATAATATCTATATCGACTGCGTGTAATGAGGTATTGGCAGCACCGGTATCAATGCGGGCACGATAATGAAGTCCAGACTTAGCAACAGTCATGGTTTCAACTTGTCTTAAAACGGTTTTATCACTTGCAAATACGGATATAGAAAGGAAACACAATACAGCGGCAATCACAATTCTTTTAAACATGATCAATTCCAAAAATCCACAAATCGCTTTAATAGCGGGCGTTTAGCTGCGTTTAACGCAACAAATGATCAACTTCTTGATCAAATAAATTTTTAATTAAACCAGAAAACTCAGTAATAAAAATACTCTGTTCAGGGGTGGCTAAATGATTAGCGACAGAGGCTAAAATCTCTTCTAAATCGTATACAATTGCGTCAATTTCACGGATCACCATATTGCGCTCAGCAAACGATAGTTGTGGGTTCTGGCCGCAAACCATAATAATCTGAGCAGATAACTGCTCTTCAAACAATTCCATGACAGTTTCAGTTGCCGCTACATTATTCTCAGATGACTCAAACAGCCCTAAATGTTCAGTTAAATACTGAATTAAATGTATGTACCCTTCTTTGTCAGTAACCATTTTATCCTACCTTTCTTGAAACGACTTAACCGAAAATGGCTTTCAATCGTGATGATCGAATGCCATTTTCAATCACCGATAACTATTGCGCTAAGGTTAGCACAAATGACACAGGCACTGCTAAGCTGATGCTCGGTAAACCGGCCAATTCTTTGAGTTTTTCGACACCTGCCACAAGACCGAATTCATTTGCTTGTACAATCACAGGCGCTAAACTTGAAACCACCATTTTCTTATCAGATAATTTTGCCACTAACACATCAAAGCTCTTCTGTTGTTTCTGACCATGTAACATAATGGTCGCTTCAACTTGGGTCGTTAATGTGTCACCGACTTTTAATCCGGCAAGCAATTTAGGATTGACCACCGCATCTATCGTTAATGTTGGAAACTGCGCGACTTCAAATAACACTGACTGCAAACGCTGATCACGAATTTCAACTCCAGTATCAACACTGGTTAAATCAATCGATAAAGAAAATGCACCCGCATCCGTTAATGAACCAGCAACGTGTTTAAAATGATTCACTTCAGCAATATCAGTTTTCTTAATCGAAATAAAGCTTACTCGAGAATGATCTTGATTGACTTGCCAGTCACTTGCCATCACAGATGTGCTGAGCAAGCTAGCGGCTAATAATGGTAACCATTTTTTCATCATAAAGTCCTTAGTATAGAAAGTCAGATTAAGTATAGAGTAATATTTGCTTATATTTTGCTGGGGATCAATTTAGCCAGCCATTTGTCTAATGCTTGTGCAAACGCATGCTTATCCGTTTGTGAAAAACTATTCGGGCCACCAGTATGAATACCACTGCTGCGCATTTCTTCCATAAAGTCACGCATAGTCAGGATCTGTTTGATATTTTCCACGGTATAAACCGTTCCTCTGGGATTTAATACAAGCGCACCTTTATCAACCGCATCCGATGCAAGGGGAATATCAGCAGTAACCACCAAATCCCCTTGTGCCACTTGTTCGACAATGTAGTTGTCGGCCTCATCAAAACCTGAGCTCACTCGGATCATGCTAATTAAAGGTGATATTGGTACTTTAATCATCTGATTAGCAACCAGCACAAGTTGAATCGATTTCCGCTCAGATGCCCGAAATAACATCTCTTTAACCGGATTAGGGCAAGCATCAGCATCAACCCAGATTTTATTCGTTATCACAGCTAAAAGCTCCTGTTCATTAACACTCATTAAGGTGCCAAACGATCAATATTCCAATCAGCATCGGTTTTGGTGTAAATAAATCGGTCGTGTAATCTGTGTTCACCACCTTGCCAAAACTCAACGCTGGCAGGACGAACTAAATATCCGCCCCAAAACTTCGGCAGAGGGACTTCACCTTGGGCAAACTTTGCTTTCATTTCTGCAAATTTTCCTTCAAGGGCCTGTCGCGCACTAATTTTGCTTGATTGCTTAGATACCCAAGCAGCAATTTGGCTGTCTTTGGGTCTAGACATAAAGTATTTTGCCACATCTAACATCGATAATGGCTCCGCTTGACCTAATACCGCGACTTGGCGATCAAGTGGATGCCATGGAAACAATAAACTGATTTTGCTATTAACGGCTATTTGTTTAGCTTTGCGGCTTTCTAAATTAGTAAAAAAAACAAAACCGTTGTCATCAAATTTCTTCAGTAACACAATACGTTGAAATGGCTGACCATCTTCATCAACCGTAGCAACGCACATAGCAGTTGGATCGGAAAGCTGAGCATCTTTAGCTTGCTGCATCCATTGTTCAAACAGATCCATTGGGTTAGCAGGTAAATTAGCCCTTCTTAATCCACCTTGGGTATATTCACGGCGAATATCACTTAAATCACTCATACTGGCTCCTCATTAAAGCTTGCAAGTTGTATTCTACGCTGAGCTAACACAAAAAAGCCAACGTCAACACGTTGGCTTAGGTGTTTAATAGTAAAGTTAAAATTACTTTTTAATTAAGCCTTTACCTTGGGTCAAAATATACAGTATTTCAAGGTCCAATGTTGCACCTGCAAGCACGGTAATTTCAGCAGAATTTATGATGCTGCGACTGCAACAACATCTATCGCAACAAGACTCATACCACGTAAACCGCGCAAATTGCCGTTGATTTATCACAGGTTAAGCCACAACACTCTGAGGTACCCGTAGCGGATGAAAAACAAAATCTAAGTAATCACAATGACAGTGTTAGACTCAATGGGTTTAAAATTAAGCGTTTGGCGTAAATAGCTAAAT
The Shewanella vesiculosa DNA segment above includes these coding regions:
- the ihfA gene encoding integration host factor subunit alpha, whose protein sequence is MALTKAEMAEHLFETLGINKRVAKEMVESFFEEIREALESGEQVKLSGFGNFDLRDKNQRPGRNPKTGEDIPISARRVVTFRPGQKLKSRVEAANSGKK
- the pheT gene encoding phenylalanine--tRNA ligase subunit beta, with amino-acid sequence MKFSESWLREWVNPSVSRDALSHQITMAGLEVDGVDAVAGDFSGVIIGEVVECGQHPDADKLRVTKINVGGDELIDIVCGAPNCRLGLKVAVAMVGAILPGDFKIKKAKLRGQPSMGMLCSYGELGMDIESDGIIELPLDAPLGVNVREYLQLDDAIIDVDLTANRADCLGMAGLAREVGVLNRQAVTEPSWQAVTATIDAPFSINVVAPDLCPRYLGRVVKNINVKAATPLWMQEKLRRSGIRSIDPIVDITNYVLIEFGQPMHAFDLATLNGGITVRLADGVEKLTLLDGNEITVPNDTLVIADDKQAVALAGVFGGESTGVSEHTQNILLECAFFSPLAIMGKSRRLGLHTDASHRFERGVDPELQHKVMDRATRLVLDICGGEAGQVIEALSAEHLPTAANITLRRSKLDKTLGHFIPDSDVVEILERLGFSVQTNADVWNVTTATYRFDMAIEEDLIEEVARIYGYNNIPNVAPMAALSMSDHQEADISLKRVRSVFVARGFQEAVTYSFVDPKMQNIVHPGEEAMVLPNPISVEMSAMRLSMFTGLLTAVGYNQSRQQNRVRLFETGLRFVPDAQADSGVRQQAMLGAVISGVQNDEHWSMESKTVDFFDLKGDLEAIIGLTVASTEFSFKGATHPALHPGQCAEILRNNRVIGYIGAIHPSLEKPFGLNGKTIVFELELDALLHARLPLAQAVSKFPANRRDIAVVVDETVSATDVMNLIRKVGENQLVGLNLFDVYQGKGVEPGKKSLAIALTLQDTTRTLEDKDITEAMESVVLALKTEFNASLRD
- the pheS gene encoding phenylalanine--tRNA ligase subunit alpha, producing MQQLTEIVEQASEVIDKASDLKTLDDIRVDYLGKKGKITDMMKMMGSLSAEEKPAFGAAVNQAKQAVQQQLTERIDGLKASELEAKLIAENIDVTLPGRTLDIGGLHPVTRTIERIETFFGELGFVVKQGPEIEDDFHNFDALNISEHHPARADHDTFYFNPKVMLRTQTSGVQIRTMEHEKPPLRIISPGRVYRNDYDQTHTPMFHQVEGLMVAENVNFAELKGILHDFLRNFFEQDLEVRFRPSYFPFTEPSAEVDVMGKNGKWLEVLGCGMVHPNVLRSVGIDPEKYSGFAFGMGVERLTMLRYGVNDLRAFFENDLRFLKQFK
- a CDS encoding ExeM/NucH family extracellular endonuclease — encoded protein: MLSNKTLLAASISTLMAFQVSAQDLLISEYVEGSSNNKAIELYNPTGTNIDLSDYVLSFYFNGNTSASTKINLSGNIAANSTFVITDNDASADILALAQLTSNGSFFNGDDAIVLTHSDNVIDSLGQVGVDPGTEWGSGDISTQNNTLRRDINNLTADQVIDDAVTFVGWQGFAQDDISDLGRFSANGSTDPVDPVDPVDPVDPVEFVCGQSAVAIHEIQGNAQASALIGSTVVVEAIVTSDQQAGLKGVFLQMADLEADADIDTSEGIFVYTGTQALQVNAGDRIRLAANVAEYNGVTQLSGVSQFALCATQQMLPSVSSVTLPINDSQQLERVEGMRVYFDQDLVVNEVYSLGRYGEVLLGSSRHFIGTQVATPGADAVAVTAANSRDSIILDDGSTRQNPEVIPYPAPGLSANNTLRVGDSVTRLEGVMHYGFNQFRIMPTSLVNVIQSNPRQMAPEVVADADLRVASFNVLNYFNGDGNGNGFPTDRGADSAVEFERQRAKIINAMQTINADVFGLMEIENDGYDTSSAISDLVSGLNAALGTTTYAYVVPSVAKIGTDAITVGMIYRTDKLTLSGEAGILSSANSPADDNGVQLFDDSKNRPMLTQQFTVNGTDENIVVAVNHLKSKGSSCDSLGDPDLQDGQGNCNQTRTRASDAIGQWLAAQYPDSKVLVIGDLNAYAKEDPLTMLASHGYNELTSYVGAQKPYSYVFSGESGQLDHALANDELVSNLVGITQWHINADEPIVLDYNEEYKSATQLQELYQADAFRSSDHDPVIISFKFAPANALPVASFEQQLNGSVLHVQSTSTDSDGQIVQHQWDFGDGTVVSGVTASHQYLQPGDYQVQLTVTDDKGDVATSVSSISIVEPVNMAPIAQIQRVNLWFMQLFISTSYDQDGVIKRQQWAFNNGRKARGPVAFSFSRREHTVELTVVDNDGETGSATMRFR
- a CDS encoding RimK/LysX family protein; translation: MFKRIVIAAVLCFLSISVFASDKTVLRQVETMTVAKSGLHYRARIDTGAANTSLHAVDIDIIGGASKKMKNDVGKIVEFTTQNERGEKKRIQAEIVSTSRVKNSQGIETRYMVKLDVGFANEFHNIHVNLRDRSHMNHKLLIGRNFLKHDYIVDVSDKKMIGPLAELSIKQTGLLYNTRIDTGAVENSLHAVNIRVDKEDTVNIENNIGKMITFTTANEKGQQAEVRTKIRGTSLIRNAQGTERRYMVRLNVGEPRHEYVVDVNLKDRSKMGYKLLIGRNWLQGHYMVDVSKKH
- a CDS encoding DUF3802 family protein — its product is MVTDKEGYIHLIQYLTEHLGLFESSENNVAATETVMELFEEQLSAQIIMVCGQNPQLSFAERNMVIREIDAIVYDLEEILASVANHLATPEQSIFITEFSGLIKNLFDQEVDHLLR
- a CDS encoding YceI family protein, translated to MKKWLPLLAASLLSTSVMASDWQVNQDHSRVSFISIKKTDIAEVNHFKHVAGSLTDAGAFSLSIDLTSVDTGVEIRDQRLQSVLFEVAQFPTLTIDAVVNPKLLAGLKVGDTLTTQVEATIMLHGQKQQKSFDVLVAKLSDKKMVVSSLAPVIVQANEFGLVAGVEKLKELAGLPSISLAVPVSFVLTLAQ
- a CDS encoding YaiI/YqxD family protein, whose translation is MITNKIWVDADACPNPVKEMLFRASERKSIQLVLVANQMIKVPISPLISMIRVSSGFDEADNYIVEQVAQGDLVVTADIPLASDAVDKGALVLNPRGTVYTVENIKQILTMRDFMEEMRSSGIHTGGPNSFSQTDKHAFAQALDKWLAKLIPSKI
- the pdxH gene encoding pyridoxamine 5'-phosphate oxidase, producing the protein MSDLSDIRREYTQGGLRRANLPANPMDLFEQWMQQAKDAQLSDPTAMCVATVDEDGQPFQRIVLLKKFDDNGFVFFTNLESRKAKQIAVNSKISLLFPWHPLDRQVAVLGQAEPLSMLDVAKYFMSRPKDSQIAAWVSKQSSKISARQALEGKFAEMKAKFAQGEVPLPKFWGGYLVRPASVEFWQGGEHRLHDRFIYTKTDADWNIDRLAP